In a genomic window of Saccharomyces kudriavzevii IFO 1802 strain IFO1802 genome assembly, chromosome: 2:
- the CDS1 gene encoding phosphatidate cytidylyltransferase (similar to Saccharomyces cerevisiae CDS1 (YBR029C); ancestral locus Anc_3.230): MSDNPEIKPHGTSKEVVESVTDATSKAIDKLQEELNKDASESATPVTKENTAAAKESRKYNFFIRTVWTFVMISGFFITLASGHAWCIVLILGCQIATFKECIAVTSASGREKNLPLTKTLNWYLLFTTIYYLDGRSLFKFFQTTFYEYPVLNFIVTNHKFMCYCLYLLGFVLFVCSLRKGFLKFQFGSLCVTHMVLLLVVFQAHLIIKNVLNGLFWFLLPCGLVIVNDIFAYLCGITFGKTKLIEISPKKTLEGFLGAWFFTALASIILTRILSPYSYLTCPVEDLHTNFFSNLTCELNPVFLPQVYRLPPIFFDIAQISSITVKPIYFHALNLATFASLFAPFGGFFASGLKRTFKVKDFGHSIPGHGGITDRVDCQFIMGSFANLYYETFISEHRITVDTVLSTILMNLNDKQIIDLIDILIRFLSKKGIIAPKNFEALADIFNVTKKSLAHHS, translated from the coding sequence ATGTCTGACAACCCTGAGATAAAACCACATGGTACGAGCAAAGAGGTTGTGGAATCAGTTACTGACGCCACCTCAAAGGCTATTGACAAACTGCAAGAAGAACTCAACAAGGATGCCAGCGAGTCCGCCACGCCTGtaaccaaagaaaatactgCCGCCGCTAAGGAAAGCAGGAAGTACAACTTCTTCATTAGAACCGTCTGGACGTTTGTTATGATCAGtggtttcttcatcacctTAGCATCAGGTCATGCATGGTGTATAGTACTGATTTTGGGCTGCCAAATTGCAACTTTCAAGGAGTGTATCGCTGTAACAAGTGCATCTGGACGTGAGAAGAATTTGCCGCTAACAAAGACGTTGAACTggtatcttcttttcaccaCAATTTACTATCTAGATGGGAGATCcctcttcaaattctttcaaactACTTTCTACGAGTATCCTGTATTGAACTTCATCGTAACAAATCACAAGTTTATGTGTTATTGTCTTTATCTTTTGGGGTTTGTTTTATTCGTTTGTAGTTTGAGAAAGgggtttttgaaatttcaattcgGCTCATTGTGTGTTACTCATAtggttcttcttctggtGGTTTTCCAAGCTCACTTAATTATCAAGAATGTTCTTAACGGGTTATTCTGGTTCCTACTGCCTTGTGGATTGGTCATCGTCAATGACATCTTCGCCTACTTGTGCGGTATAACATTCGGCAAGACTAAGCTAATAGAAATTTCTCCTAAGAAAACTTTAGAAGGTTTTCTTGGTGCCTGGTTCTTCACTGCTTTGGCAAGCATTATATTAACAAGAATTCTAAGTCCATATTCTTACTTGACCTGCCCTGTGGAAGATCTTCACACAAACTTCTTTTCCAACTTGACATGTGAACTAAATCCTGTCTTCCTTCCACAAGTCTATAGGCTACCacccattttctttgatataGCTCAAATCAGTTCTATCACAGTGAAACCAATCTATTTCCATGCTTTAAACTTGGCTACGTTCGCATCTTTATTTGCACCATTTGGAGGGTTTTTTGCATCTGGTCTGAAGAGGACTTTTAAAGTTAAAGATTTCGGTCACTCCATCCCAGGTCATGGTGGTATCACAGACAGAGTCGACTGTCAATTCATAATGGGTTCATTTGCCAATTTGTACTACGAAACCTTTATCAGTGAACATAGAATAACAGTAGATACTGTTCTATCCACAATtttaatgaatttgaacGATAAGCAAATTATAGACTTGATCGATATCTTGATCAGATTCTTATCCAAAAAAGGTATAATAGCAccaaagaattttgaagCGTTAGCTGATATCTTTAACGTTACTAAGAAATCATTGGCACATCACTCCTGA
- the RKM3 gene encoding protein-lysine N-methyltransferase (similar to Saccharomyces cerevisiae RKM3 (YBR030W); ancestral locus Anc_3.231) — MSVTSKDDIDGILKFVADCNGKFEDSKCDIRESALGGLGVFAKTDIAKGEAILSLNKSSIFSASNSSIANLLCDNDIDGMLALNIAFIYETTVFKNTSHWFLFLRTIRFQDDQGHLNLPPSFWNANGKRLLKGTSFDTLFDALTPEEEIVQGFEIAVDLAHKWNEEFGLEIPEDFLGVDEKNHEKDFNLKLERFISVAYTLSSRGFEIDAFHETGLVPIADLFNHHVSNPDLKFVSLYDVCDKCGESGMCKHLLAEEYLEAQEQEQEQEQEQEHCAPVAATVATRTIDDELLDRLENNKEDESSNKDTDSEDEDNGAENADECVDLVLKNDVRQNQEIFNSYGELSNVFLLARYGFAVPGNQHDIVHLGPDFMKILREGDKHQEKVKWWSQVGHGLFSAWYVQMRQEDEENEENEENEKQSDDLPEETGSEEEEEEGGSEEEGDDDGLNSWLSQLYISFNGELSPSAWALANLLTLTGAQWESLFSQKASPHISDSIVNEEKLPFLAKTNNLHAKRLLSRLLKDKQLSNVKGGQVPHGTGVPGKMLQNAQILVQSEHRILERCLERLS, encoded by the coding sequence atgtcaGTAACGTCTAAGGATGATATCGACGGAATTCTAAAGTTTGTTGCTGATTGCAATGGTAAGTTTGAAGATTCCAAATGTGACATAAGAGAATCAGCTCTTGGCGGCTTGGGAGTCTTTGCCAAGACTGACATTGCCAAGGGCGAGGCGATACTGTCGTTGAATAAGtcctcaattttttctgcaTCGAACAGTTCCATTGCGAACTTGTTGTGTGACAATGATATTGATGGGATGTTAGCATTAAACATTGCATTTATTTATGAAACCacagttttcaaaaacacaAGCCATTGGTTTCTCTTTCTGCGCACCATCCGGTTTCAAGATGACCAAGGACATCTGAATCTGCCGCCAAGCTTTTGGAATGCAAACGGAAAACGACTTTTGAAGGGCACCAGCTTTGATACCTTGTTTGATGCTTTGACGCCAGAGGAAGAAATTGTACAAGGATTTGAAATTGCCGTGGACTTGGCGCATAAATGGAATGAAGAATTCGGGTTGGAAATACCTGAAGATTTCCTCGGTGTTGACGAAAAGAATCATGAAAAGGATTTCAATTTGAAGCTAGAAAGGTTCATCTCCGTGGCGTATACGTTATCGTCAAGAggttttgaaattgatgcCTTCCATGAAACGGGCCTGGTACCCATTGCAGACCTGTTCAATCACCATGTTTCCAATCCTGACTTGAAATTTGTATCATTGTATGATGTTTGTGACAAGTGTGGTGAATCTGGTATGTGCAAACATCTATTAGCGGAGGAATATTTGGAAGCgcaagaacaagaacaagaacaagaacaagaacaagaacacTGTGCACCCGTTGCAGCCACTGTGGCAACTCGTACCATTGACGATGAATTGCTGGATAGattagaaaataataaagagGACGAAAGTTCCAATAAGGATACAGATTCAGAAGACGAAGATAACGGTGCAGAAAACGCCGACGAGTGTGTTGATCTGGTACTAAAGAACGATGTGAGGCAAAACCAAGAAATCTTCAATTCATATGGCGAACTGTCGAACGTCTTTTTATTGGCTAGATATGGGTTTGCCGTACCTGGAAACCAGCATGATATTGTTCATTTAGGACCAGACTTCATGAAGATTTTGAGGGAAGGGGACaaacatcaagaaaaagttaaGTGGTGGAGTCAAGTGGGGCATGGCCTGTTTTCAGCATGGTATGTACAAATGCGTcaggaagatgaagaaaacgaagaaaacgaagaaaacGAGAAACAATCGGATGACTTGCCTGAAGAAACAGGAAGtgaggaggaggaagaagaaggtggAAGTGAGGAGGAAGGGGATGATGATGGTCTGAATTCGTGGCTTTCCCAGCTTTACATATCTTTTAACGGTGAGCTTTCACCTTCTGCCTGGGCTCTAGCCAATCTTCTAACCCTGACAGGCGCTCAATGGGAGTCATTATTTTCCCAAAAGGCCAGTCCTCACATTAGTGACTCTATTGTTAACGAGGAAAAACTGCCCTTCTTGGCCAAGACCAACAATCTACATGCCAAGAGATTGCTCTCCAGGTTACTGAAGGACAAACAATTATCCAATGTGAAGGGCGGTCAAGTACCACATGGAACAGGTGTTCCTGGTAAAATGCTTCAGAATGCCCAAATTCTTGTGCAATCTGAGCACAGGATCCTAGAAAGATGTCTTGAAAGACTATCCTAA